ATCACGGTACAAAATATCCTGTACAGCCTGTCCTCTCCCCTACGTTGTGGAAAATGACAGAAGCACCAGCTGTAACATACAGTTGTCTTGCTGCTTCTTCACTGACACACAACACCAGCTTCAACAGGTGGTGCCTTTGCAGAGAAATTCCATCTTAAGGACAACTCTACATCTGTCATTCTGGTGAGAGGAGGCGATAATTGAAAAACATTCGCAAAACAAGTTACTAGCAGCTTTGGCGTGTTAAAAACCATTACCCTGGGCTTGGCTGAAGAACAAATGCTGAACTGGGCATTTGCCTGTTTACAACATACATACAGCACAACCTGGATATATGGGAGGGGAACAACATTGTGAGTTGGAAACCTGTGCCACAAGCTTTCTCCGCAAGCTGCTGGATAGTACTTTACAGTTGTCATTTGCCCTTTCCTGTCTGCATGCCTTGCTTGAATATCTAAGCAGTTGGTTAAGATATGCCAGATTTGCTTTAAACAGTTGGTCAATAAGGATCAGGCCCTGTGTGGAGCAGGTGCATATCACAACTGCACCGGTCTGGGGAGTCCGCAAGATACTGCAGGTGCCAGGATATACCAGTAACTTAAattggaaggaagaaaagcccAGTCATGTCTCCACAGCAAGGACAGGCTTCTCCACGAACACAAAACAGTCAGCAGTGAGGTTTTGACTGCACAAACTTTTCCACCAGTGACATGCAATAGGATGTGCAGTAATGACAGCATACAGGACAGTCACCAGGAACATTTGGAAAACCCTGCTTACAGCTAACAGAAATCTGTAAGTCTCTACATTTGTTCAGTTACTGTTGTCAGGTCCTTAATGTTATCcttatttaattttgcaaaacagaggaacatttattttaattaggataaaaatactgttgttttCTGCCACTATGGATAAACCAGGCAAGTAAGTTTTGTATGTCAGTTGGTAAAAATGCAGTTAACAGTAGCGTTAactgtaaaatgtatttctagtaCAGTGAAGACAGATATACAGGGGAAATCCCACATGGGAATTCTGCTCTAACAACACATCATTCAGAAGGAAGCTTTCATTCCTCTGTtcttccccccaaaacacaACAGGACaaactaacagaaaaatggTCTGCTCCATAAGTATTAAAAACTTATGATGCCCAAATACTGTCCAGTTCCAAACTCATCTCCTTCTCTCATATCCATCAGCTAAAGAATGCGTACACCTCTGGGGAcatggctggaaaaaaaaacaaacaaactagcCACAATGTATAGCTTGCCTGAGTTTGAGATCTGTCTCACTGGTGCTCATGGGCACTGACTGAAGAGAGTCAAGCGCAGAGAATGGCAAACAATGCAGCCCTCCCTTCGGGGTCCATCAGCAGGGCCTCAGCCTGCCCTGTAACACCACCCTGGCACGAGCTCTTACCCACAAAAGCTAAGTACCTGTGCTCGAAGCTCAACtcttctccagagaaggaaggTCCAAGTGCCAGCTACGGCCCTGGTGTCACGTATGTTCCTATACCACAAATGAAAGCCCTGCAGGCTGAAAATATCAAACAAGTCTTTAGTGGTGGCTTCAGTGGGACCCAGAGGCTTGTACAGTTCAGTGCGCTGATCCAGAAGTGGACCCGCTGCCACACCGCCCTCCATACCTTCGCTTTgacagcaagacaaaaaaaagttgGACAAAGTCCTCAGACACCCTGCTTCAGGGAGCAGGGACTAGGCACAGCATTCAAAATTTCacacattttaatgtattttgttttaaaacaaataaatgaggTTTCAAAACAGGTCCcatcatgttttgttttacagaaagatACCCAGAGATCAATTACATGAAAGCAGCAGACATACAGATAATCTTAAAATCCTCCAGCCATGCCCATACACCCTACTCAACTGCAGACTCCATGCAGGACACAGGCACTCCTGGGCAAACACTACACTTGGAGCCACAGAAATAAGAGTTTCATGTAtaatcaaagcagaaaaaattcAGATCCACCTCACACTTTAAAGAGGCACTGTATACAAAGGCCTTCAAAGCCCTAATCATCCTCTGAACACAAACAGGACAACTTGCAGCTCCACTGTGGCCTGCCCCTGCAGCTGTCAGCAACACAACTCAATTCTCTGCAGGCCATGGAAGGGGGCTTTCATGAGGCTAGAATAAGCAGCTGTTAACCTATCACTCCAGGTCATGTCAGCACTAGCAAGGGACTATTTTCAAGATCTAATACCTTGCTCAGAAAATGTAGGATTAGAAAAGAATCACCAAAAAGTTTGTTTCagtaaaaagacagaaaagcagtgaGTAAAACTCTAGAGCAATAGCAAGGTAAAGCCATGAATCTGGCACATCGGATCAGCTTGTTTTTCATCTCTCACTCAGTCCTGTAGTATCTCATTAGAATAATAAGTCATTAGTtactaaacaaagaaaagagtCTCTGGTTATGTTTATCTCTTCCATAGTGCTCATTCTGAGGATATCAAATGGGCTAGAAGAgggtttgcttttgtttttcctgaagtttatttcaaaagtgTGCAAAACGGGATAAACAGACAGCACTGTAATTCTAGTACAACCGATCCATGGCCTGCTTCACAGCCCTTCTGTCtgtcctccttctcctccctacCCCCCACCCTCCAAACACTAAGTAAAAGATTTGGGACATATCAATGACCTGATTAGCTAGCGGCAACACAGAGCTCAGCTTGCCCAGTGTCTGCAAGCAGGGAAGTAAGGCTTTTCTATTTTGCCCACAGCTCAACATACGGCGCTACTATGGTAActagaaaataacatttactCAAATGATGAAAGCAGCATGATGTGCTAGGGACTGCTGTGCTTTCCTGCATGGGCACCCATCCTCTGGGGATCTTGAGAGGGGTAGTGAATGGGGCCTGGTGCTCTCATGAAGGGTGGCGGGGGCCCCATGGCATGGAACATGTGTGGTCCAAAACCTGCAGACAAAACAAAGATGCCAGGTTCAAACAAAGCAACAGAGCAAGCAATGCAGAATCTGCTTACACAAAGCTAACAGCCTGAGAGCCACACCTTAGAAACAGTGCGTATCCCCCCAGATTTTTCAGATCCCCAAAattcccctcctctccttccagTGAAACTAGGGGCAATCCTTACCCAACATACATTTTTGCTCACAGATATAACCTGGTGGGGATGTACTGGCACAGTGATCTATAATCCCAGTCTAAATGCTTTCTACTCAGCTATGAAACAAACCAAACACATCCACAGCAGTCAAGTATATCAACAGTTTCCTTAAGTCCCACAGAAAGGTGGTCTCCAGATAGATACATACACATAGCTAAAGAGATTTGCGTTCAATTATCTGTACACTAACACTTCAAAGTTCAGGTCAATGTGGTGCTTATACAGCCAGTAAAAGCACAGAGCAGGTCTCAGTACCACTAACAGAAACCTCTGATTCACCCACAAGCTTGCAAGTGAATACACACCACAGATACCTCAGCTTAATCGAGCTGCGCTGACAACTCATATCATCAGTTTAGACTGCATGATTAGGAGTGAAGAAAATCAACACCGGGCACACATAAGCCACAGCCCAGCTGAGCAAGGACTAAATCTCCAGTCCACTGTGCTGGTGCACCAAGTTAGATGTCCCCacccaaaaaggaaaaacaagtacCTGGAGGTGGTGGCGGAGCAATGCCAGGAGGAGGTGGCAAGGCAATGTTAACTACGGCCGGAGGGCCACTCGGAGGTAGGTTGAAATAATTCGCAGAAGCctcttcttctgcagctggaggtggggggagagctgcagcagaATACAGTGTGGTTACTGGAAATCTCTCTCAATCAAGAAATGCAGAGGTACCTGCCTTCAGAGAGGAGCCACAGTGAACTCTCCCACAAGGACAGACTGCTGCTATTTGGGCATATCTGAACAGAACTGAGAAGCAGGACTGCACTGAACCTCCAGAACAGTCGTCATATTCTCCATGTGAAAttggctttgctttttctatCATTCAACACTCGGTGCATTAGGAATACATCCACTGGGTGTTGAAGTGCGAGTCACCAGTATCTCTGACCTAAATTACTTAGCATTAGCTTTTCACCCATCACACAAGGAGGCCTCTTTTCACCAAGAACTTGCTCTCCAGTGATCCCAGCAGGGTCTACTTGAGACATCCTGTCAATAACTGGTCTGAGCTCACCAGTGCCTCTGATGTCCCAAACCTCCAAGACCAAAATAGCAGAGTTTAACTGCAGTCTCTCATGGTAGCAGGTCAGCATTAAGTCTTTCAGAGATGAAAACATCTCCCTTACCTCCAGGGAGTCCTGGAACTGGCTCCAGCTTTATCCCAGATTCTGTAGTTCCTtccttgtccttttcttttcctctggctGCCTGGGACCTAAAATCCAGACAAAAGtttgagaataaaaacaaaacaaaaggtagAACAAGCAGATATTAACACCACAACAATTTCAGATTATCTAACCTAGATCCATTGCTTCAGACCAAAGATAAAATTTCACAGAATGTCAGCAACAGCCAATACAGAGTGAACTAAAAAATCTTTTACAGGAGCCAGATGAGAAGTCAATCTACAGCAACTCAACCAGAAAACTCCCAACACAAATTACGCTCCAACCCAAATCCCACTGCTGAAACAACAAGACTGTAAGAGGATCCCTGCTATTTATTAACTCAGTGTCTATCCCAACCCATCAAGACCGCATAAAATGGATTAAGGACCACACCTAGATTCGAACCCTTTTGCCCATTTAAGAATCAAGTCTCCAGAGGACAGTATCCACAAGGCATCTGAAGAAATAATGCTCCTCACCACCCCACACTCACCTCCCCCATTTGACATTGAGCCTGCGACCATTGACGATGAGTTTGTTGAAGGATTTCTCAGCAGCCACTTCTGCAGCTTGCCGGGTGGCAAACTGGATGAAAGCACACTGTTGCCTCTGTACTACAGTTATTGTCCGAATTTCCCCAAACTGGTAGAAGTGatttctgcatggaaaaaacACGTATTAAACCCCACTCCTCCTACCAACAGGGCATATAGCACAGTAGGATCTCATGTGTTCAAATAAATGTGCTCagatcctttcttttctccatcacCAGTTCAGACCAGCCATCAGAAATGATGACCCTTGCCCCTCTGTAATTACAGAGCAGTAAAAATTCTGGTGCAGCTTTTCCCAGAGGCTAACTAGAGAGTAGTTATGGGATCCTTCTGTAAAAAGCACAACATGGTCTCCTCAAGAGCTCAGAGGATGActcatatttaagaaaaaaatgttaatcaaAGCACATAAATATCCTTATCCTGTCCTCCAAGGAGCTGGAACTCCTCTGCACTCACCCACTAAGCAGTTCCCCATTATGAGAAActgaacaggattttttttcccacagatgAGATCTCCACAGTACAGGAATAATTCTGGCAGAGAATGCTCTGAAGATTCCATAATTAAGGCATCAAGTTAAAAAGTAAGGAGTAATACAAATGCACCAACACACCTGAGATCTGACTCAGTGATAGTATCTCCGAGCCCTCCAACATACAGTGTAGTAATAGTCTTATCATCAGGGGGGTCCAGACGAGGCATAGTTGATGCTCGTTTCAGAAGTTTATCAGCCACAGGGTCATTAATTCCATAGTAACGATCTTTGATGTTCTGATCAGCCAGAGGATCATCTGGATCTGTAGGCTTCTCGTGTCTATGTTTCAGTAAACGCAGCATTTCATAATAGCACAATCACAGCTACATCAGATTAAAATGACTGCTACCTTCCCTTTGAAAGATTGCTTATATCCTTAAACCTATTCACACAAACATCTTAAAATGGAACAGAGAGCCCCAAGAATTTAAATTGCAGCTATCATCATATTATAGCTTTGGCTGCTTTGAGTTCCAAATGAATAGCACTCCCGAGAGCCCAACATTCAATACTACAAAATGGAAGAGCTGGATTTCAATCGGCCTCTTGTTCAAATACAAAGATCACTGATTGAGGGGGCTGCGCCATAAAGGGAAGAAATGAACTACGCAAGAGAAGAGCTGCATTCACTGCTTCAGCAGAACACTAGACCACGCTGCACATGCTTAACGAGCGAACTTGCCACAACAAGGACTCATTCACTGGCGCGACACGCCAACTTGCAGCAAGTGTCACACTGACACCACTGACACTCATCACGGTGTTACATCTCCTCTATTGTGGCACCTCTTGTTTTTCAAACCCTGAGGGACCCATATCTGACCAAGAAGAACAGATTAACTGTTTAAGCTCTATCCGTACCTGTAGGGACATTCTTCTCCCCTCTTGCATTCTCCTTTTACCCAGAAGGAACAGATGTGAGGACGATTACGTTTATAGTAAGGTGTGGTCCGAGCCAGCTTAAGCAGCATGTCACTTGTGGAAGTAGCTTTTCCTAGCGCACCAACTGGCCTAGTGCCATCAGAGTTGGATATCTAAATAATAGTTACAAGACAAAAAATTAGATATAGATCATTATAAAAAACTAATACACAGAATTGGAGCAATTTTAAGATTGAGAGATTTTAAGATGACCTAGGTCGTTTCTTTTTAGAACAAGTGAATTTGGCCCCCCTTCTTCCCTACACGCACCAACAAGCACAGAGCATGATTATAAATAGATTTCTTTACctctctttccatgttttggGTGTAGTACTCTTTATTGACATCAGATTTAGGCATTTCATCCTTAAGGGAGAGTCCTGCATCCCGGACTTGAATAGGCAaacctaaaattaaaataaaatcaaatccaTATTAAGCACAAGTTGaactgtgaaaataattattacAACCTGCATTAGCCTGGTGTGTTATACACCAAACATGTTCCTTAACCTCAGAAGGGATTTGATCATTGAGACTTGTTCTCCTCAAAGACTCAAAGTCAAGAGAGACAGCTGTGCCAG
The Rhea pennata isolate bPtePen1 chromosome 14, bPtePen1.pri, whole genome shotgun sequence genome window above contains:
- the RBM22 gene encoding pre-mRNA-splicing factor RBM22; translated protein: MSTSLGSNTYNRQNWEDADFPILCQTCLGENPYIRMTKEKYGKECKICARPFTVFRWCPGVRMRFKKTEVCQTCSKLKNVCQTCLLDLEYGLPIQVRDAGLSLKDEMPKSDVNKEYYTQNMEREISNSDGTRPVGALGKATSTSDMLLKLARTTPYYKRNRPHICSFWVKGECKRGEECPYRHEKPTDPDDPLADQNIKDRYYGINDPVADKLLKRASTMPRLDPPDDKTITTLYVGGLGDTITESDLRNHFYQFGEIRTITVVQRQQCAFIQFATRQAAEVAAEKSFNKLIVNGRRLNVKWGRSQAARGKEKDKEGTTESGIKLEPVPGLPGALPPPPAAEEEASANYFNLPPSGPPAVVNIALPPPPGIAPPPPPGFGPHMFHAMGPPPPFMRAPGPIHYPSQDPQRMGAHAGKHSSP